The genomic region ACAACATTATTGCTGTGAAGGAGATCACAGCAAAATACCTTTCCAGTACTTTCCTACAAGCAGCAGTCAAACTCCTCAGCAGAGATCAGTGCAGACACCAAAATGCCAGCTCTATGGAGTCTATGCTATTAGTAGGAGACCAACGTACCTTCTCTTTGGAGATGCTGACCGGGACTTGGACCGGCTGCCAAAACAGAACAGCACCAATGCAGCTTCAATGTCAAATCAacttttatgtttaaaaaaccccacctacCAGAAAGTAAATTATAGGAATCTAGCCAGGTCTTTCCAATGGTAGTTTTCAGATCAACTTTTACTCTGCCAGCGATTCTCCATTTATTTAGTGTGGAGATGCTTTTTAAGCAACTTTCTTCAGCAGACAAACGGAAAAACAAGGGGCGGTACTAAGGTGATGCTTTGAGAAAAGCAACATCACCAGACTGCTGTTTTATGAAAAGCATTAACAGAGCTCAGGTCTTTATCTGATGGATAGAAAAATGTAACAGATCTGAGTACAAAGGCACAAAAAATTAGTACTGTGTTGGAAACTACCAAGAGTTAATGAAAACCCGGAGGTAAAGAACACAccccaaagagctgcagaggaaatgctGTAATTTCTGTCATATCACAAAGAGATTAGCTGGGGACCCATGTTAGGAGGATATTTTTCTAAAGGACCAGGCTCTGTTAATCATGCAAACCTAAATTTGAGATGCTACTGCAGGCTCTATGTGTGTGTGCTCACCTCTTAGCTGGCGAGCCAGACTTTGATCTGCCATGAGACCTAGACCTGCAAGaaaaaacacagctcagcagggaaaCAGAACATGCAGGTTCCCACGTTTGGGACAGCAGGATTCACACCCAGTGGATGAGCACTGTCATGCTGAGTACACAGAATCCTGCAAGTTTCCAGGGTTTTGCTGCTAAGTTTCCAAAGAAGTCTTTTTACATGGATGCTGCACATGTTGCTCTGTACTTTGGTTTGGTCCCTAGCTGATGACCAGTGTTTGCTGATGCAAGTGGGAGGAACACAGGAACAACCCAAATCCTGACCAGTATTTTCAGAGAGCTAATAAAAAGCCATGCTCTAAACTTGCAGGTTTTATTAGACTTGAGCAACATCTGCCACTGCATTTGCAGACAGCTCATTCCTAGAAGTATCTTCTCTGTGAAGTTCATCTTATATATCCacttcaagtattttttttaatgtttgaacTTAATCCTtatgaaaaaaatgtggaaaatgtcCACCTTTGAGTGAGGCTGCTGCACCACAGGAACATTAATATTGCCTGAAAGCCTCACTGAAATTTTGAGGTTCCCCAAGAAGTGTTCTACATTCCACATCCAAGGCTTCCCACAACAATTTCCAGATGTGTGTTGTGACACTGTCAAACCAGCAAATGTCATGTACTCATTTAGTTGGTCTCCCTCATGAACCCAGAGCCTGTCTCTGGATGCAATGCATTCCTTGGGCTCTTCTGTAAAGAAATAATCTTTCAATTACATAAGCACAATTCTTCTGCCACTTCTGGCTAGTTGTAGCTCTGTAACTTCCTATGCCTCAGTCACTTAATCCCTACTTACAATGCAAAGTGTCACACAACAGTCCAGAAGTGTCACTACAAGTATCCTTAACCCTGCAGAAATCCAGCATGGTACCAGAAGGAGAAAACAATGGTGCTAAAATCAAGGTGTTTTCCTCTTAGAGAGTCTTCTGACTGTAGCTGTTTCTGGCCTCATCACTGACAGTGAACAGTGGTGAGCCATGAAGCACAGGCTGCTCTTACTTACTATCAAGTGAAGTTTAAGGGAACAAATAATATCCTGTGTTCCTTCAGAATCTGACTGTTGCTTCTGTGACACGTTTATTGGTACAAAATAATTCTGACAGGTGTTTATCTCAAATCAAAATCAGCTCCTGCAGATTTACACTGATATTCAACAGAGCTGGAATTGTAGCTGTAACACTCAGGAGACCAGCAAGCCCTTCAAGACTTGCCAGGCTGCAGACAACAAAACATTAACACACCACTGGAAGGGCATCCtgctttctcagaaaaataGTGGGAAGAATCCCAATCCTGTGTGTGCTACACAAAGAAAACGAAACTTTTGAGATTAATTCTACATTTGTTAGCTGTTGATGCAACCTGATCAAACCAGGTTTCTGATGACTATGGGGACCTAGATGTTAGTGGTgtgcaaaagaataaaaagaggaagaacaatcttctgtgctgcttttcagaaCTACAGACCCCTAAGTTAGTGAAGGGAAAACACATCTTTTCCCGGAAAAAAACCTTAACAGTTGTTAAGAGAGCCTAATGAGACTTCTAAGCAACTTTTGCCAACTACCTATAGTCACGTACCTGCTTCGGGGCCATGTAACAGATCTGGATCTAGATCTGGATCTTGATCTAGacctgaaattaaaaattaagataaattaaaaataaataaactcaAGAAGCAATGACAATTACAGCACTATATAAATTAATGTCTACTTGTGAATTAAAGACATACATGATCATAGATCTACATGATCATTAGACATTTTAGCCAGAGAAATTGAATCATGGTAGACGCCACTATCTCAAGGCAAGGTCTCAAAACATTAGCACTCCTGTGAATTTAACTAGGATTATCAGAAACTTATAAAAGCATGCAGACTTCTAGAGGTCAGCATCTTTTGAAAGCTACTATCCAATACCTTTTGGAATctaattaaaacaagaaaacaccaacaaaaataaatcacacagTAAAAATAAGCACTAATTACCTTGATCTCTTCAAGGAACCCGACCGGGACCGGCGGGGAGACACGGACCTAGACCTACGAGGAGACACGGACCTGGACCTACGATAGGAAGCTGACCTGGACCTGCAGAGAAAGCAATTCCAAGAGTTGTTCAAGTGTAGCTTTTTCTAGGCAAAAGAAGGCAACAGGAATAAAAGACAAACTCAAACACACCTCCTACCACGGCTGCGGCTGCGTGACCGGGAATACCTTCTCCCTCGGGACCTCGAGCGGGATCTAGACCGGGACCTGGGTTTAGGTTAGAAAAAAACAGGTATCAGCAGACAGCTGCAGCAACCCGCACGTGTGAGGCCCTGCTGAAGTCAAAACTTTTTTCAGACAACTAAAGAACTAGCATCTGTCAGTTGGAAAAATGTCTGGGCCTACTTGTCTTGAGCATTTTTACTACctagaaaaatgttaaaagctGAATTACATTGCAGAATTACATTAGAATAGAAAACACTGTAATGcgtatttaaaataaaccttgCAAGTTTGCAGGTCGACCCTCTTTGGCCCAAGGTCTAGCAGATCTAGACGATCTAGAAGTATCTATAGGCGAGCGCTGCATCTAGGTAGGTGTTCTCTTCAATCTAACGACGATCAAACTGACAGCCCAATGAGCCAGGGTGAGGCTTGATTGACGCAAGAAGATTTTTCTAGGTGGGAATGTGGTCAATCTGGTGTTCCTCTTTCTAAACCGGAGGGGGGCCCCAATTGAAAGCCAAATTTACTGTTACGGCGGTCACCGTCTCAAATTTTCTGCCCTTAAAGAATAAGGTGAAGCTACGTGTAGATGGCTCGAGGGGATCTGGCCTCTTATGCTGATCACCTCAAGGTCTAGGAGGATCTTAAGTGTCGGATTTGCAAGGCGCCTCAGCATGAAATCTTAAGGCTCGTGACATTCTGAATCAAGGCGACTGACTCAAACGAAGAAACCTGAAAGGTTTTGACCAGGTTGATTATTAAAATAGTAACATTTGATAGAAATAGCAACAAATTGTAATATACACCTATACATTTATTCTAGCGTTaaagtttaaagaaaactgGTGTAACATTGTGTTTTTTGCTAACAAGAACTACACAAAAGCGAGCTGGCGAAGCAACGCGGCCGCCCCGACCCCGCACGTACCTGCTCCTCCTTCGCCGGCTATAGCGGTGACAGTCATAGGCATAGTGGCCTTTCTCACCACACTCGTAGCATCTGTCGTTGGGGTCGAAGGGGCGCCGGGCGGGTGGCCGATCGTAGCGGGAGCGGCGCGGCATCCCTGTGGATACTTCCACTCTGACCCTGGAGCCGCAGATCACCCTGCAACGAGTCCACGAATGGTTTGGGTTACACCTTTCAGTCCATGACAGAACTACAAAAGCACAGAAACCAGCGAGATAAACCCCGCTTCTCTCTCAGAAGCCTCGCAAACACGCGGAATGGACACGTACTTCCCGTCAAGTCCACGGACAGCATCTTCGGCATCCCGGGGATCTTCGAACTCCACGAAGGCGAACCCCGGCGGGTTCCTGGCGATCCACACGGTTCTCAGCGGTCCGTAATAGCTGAAAGCTCTCTCCAGCTCGCCTTTGCCGGCGCCCGTGCCCAGGTTGCCCACGTACACCTTGGTCTCTGCGGGGACAAGCGGACCGGGGGTCagcgcggggccgggagcgggctCGGCATcagcccccgccccgccctCCCCCGGCCGCCGCCATCTTGTCCGCGCGGCCCCTTCCCGCCTTCACCGCGAGCGCCGCGCGCCCGGCCGCGCGCCCTCCCCCACGGCCGCTGACGCAAAATGGCGGCGGCGACAACAGCGGTGGCGGCCGCATcgccttcctcccctccccaccgGCGCCCGCCACTCGCGAAGCTCCCCGCGGTAATCGCCTCTCTCTCAGACCCGTCTCGCCTTCCCGCCCGCGcagccgcccgccgcccg from Molothrus ater isolate BHLD 08-10-18 breed brown headed cowbird chromosome 3, BPBGC_Mater_1.1, whole genome shotgun sequence harbors:
- the LOC118684684 gene encoding serine/arginine-rich splicing factor 7 translates to MSRYGRYGGETKVYVGNLGTGAGKGELERAFSYYGPLRTVWIARNPPGFAFVEFEDPRDAEDAVRGLDGKVICGSRVRVEVSTGMPRRSRYDRPPARRPFDPNDRCYECGEKGHYAYDCHRYSRRRRSRSRSRSRSRSRGRRYSRSRSRSRGRRSRSASYRRSRSVSPRRSRSVSPRRSRSGSLKRSRSRSRSRSRSRSVTWPRSRSRSHGRSKSGSPAKSRSKSRSASPKRSRSPSGSPQRSASPERMD